The Desulfuromonas versatilis genome has a segment encoding these proteins:
- a CDS encoding LL-diaminopimelate aminotransferase has translation MARINDNYLKLKAGYLFPEIGRRVKAFAAANPGAQIIRLGIGDVTRPLAPAVLKAFHDAVDDLGTSDRFAGYGPEQGYDWLSQVIIDKSYKPLGVELKASEMFISDGSKCDCANILDIFALDNVVAIGDPVYPVYNDTNVMVGRTGEADAKGYYKGIVYMPFTEENNFVPDLPKEKVDIIYLCFPNNPTGTVASKDELKKWVDYANANDAIIFFDAAYEAFITTPGIPHSIYEIEGAKKCAIEFRSFSKTAGFTGVRCGLVVVPEELMGTTASGEKYSFNKLWNRRTTTKFNGASYPVQKAAAAVYSDEGWKQTKEIIDYYMDNARIIREGLKAAGITCYGGVDAPYIWLKTPEGLSSWDFFDKLLSECHVVGTPGSGFGPSGEGYFRLSAFGDKEKVVEAVERIKKKWGK, from the coding sequence ATGGCCCGCATCAACGACAACTATCTCAAACTCAAAGCCGGCTACCTGTTCCCCGAAATCGGCCGCCGCGTCAAGGCTTTCGCCGCCGCCAACCCCGGCGCCCAGATCATCCGCCTCGGCATCGGCGACGTCACCCGCCCCCTGGCCCCGGCGGTGCTCAAGGCCTTCCACGACGCCGTCGACGACCTGGGCACCAGCGACCGCTTTGCCGGCTACGGCCCCGAGCAGGGCTACGACTGGCTCTCCCAGGTCATCATCGACAAGAGCTACAAGCCCCTCGGCGTCGAGCTGAAGGCCAGCGAGATGTTCATCTCCGACGGCTCCAAGTGCGACTGCGCCAACATCCTCGACATCTTCGCCCTGGACAACGTGGTGGCCATCGGCGACCCGGTCTACCCGGTCTACAACGACACCAACGTCATGGTCGGCCGCACCGGCGAGGCCGACGCCAAGGGCTACTACAAGGGCATCGTCTACATGCCCTTCACCGAAGAGAACAACTTCGTCCCCGACCTGCCCAAAGAGAAGGTCGACATCATCTACCTCTGCTTCCCCAACAACCCCACCGGCACCGTCGCCAGCAAGGACGAGCTGAAGAAGTGGGTCGACTACGCCAACGCCAACGACGCCATCATCTTCTTCGACGCCGCCTACGAGGCCTTCATCACCACCCCGGGCATCCCCCACTCAATCTACGAGATCGAAGGGGCCAAGAAGTGCGCCATCGAGTTCCGCAGCTTCTCCAAGACCGCCGGCTTCACCGGCGTGCGCTGCGGCCTGGTGGTCGTCCCCGAAGAGCTGATGGGCACCACCGCCAGCGGCGAGAAGTACAGCTTCAACAAGCTGTGGAACCGCCGCACCACCACCAAGTTCAACGGCGCCTCCTACCCGGTGCAGAAAGCCGCCGCCGCCGTCTACTCGGATGAAGGCTGGAAGCAGACCAAGGAGATCATCGACTACTACATGGACAACGCGCGGATCATCCGCGAGGGCCTCAAGGCCGCCGGCATCACCTGCTACGGCGGCGTCGACGCCCCCTATATCTGGCTCAAGACCCCCGAAGGGCTCTCCAGCTGGGACTTCTTCGACAAACTGCTCAGCGAGTGCCACGTGGTCGGCACCCCCGGCTCGGGCTTCGGCCCCTCGGGCGAAGGCTACTTCCGCCTGAGCGCCTTCGGCGACAAGGAGAAAGTCGTCGAGGCGGTGGAGCGGATCAAGAAAAAGTGGGGCAAGTAA